AAAACTCCATTAAAATGTTGGCTGAAGAAAAGGAAGAGTTGGCACTGGTAGTCTAATTTTGGGTTTCGTTTAGGCCAGCATCAGTGTGCTCTGTATTTACTTCTATTTTTCTTGGTGAATAGTGGCTCACTCAATTATATCTTTGGTTTTGCAGAAACTTACAGATTCCCTTTTGGAAATGGAGGAGGAAAGGGTAGTATGGTCTTCGAAGGAGAAGGCTTCAATTGAAGCCATAGAAGATAAAGCAAAGTTATACAAGAGGGAGATTGCATCATTCTCAAAGGAAATGTTAGGGGTGAGATTCatcttcacttttttcgatcatCAAGAGTTTGCCTGCTATTCTTCAAATTGTTGGTATTTCATTATTTGTGATATAGAATAAAATGCACAACAGTTTTTACATGAATTTTCACATCATTGTATCTTCTAAATCTGATGATGATCATGTCAAAATGTTAGGTGAGGAATGAATTGGAGTCTTGTAGACAAGAATGCAAGGGACTTAGGGAAAGATTAACTTCTTACGAGGAAACGACAGGACAGAAGACATGCAGGTTTTTTAGattcctcttccttcttctttcccCTCTATTCTTATGTTTTGCAATATATAACTTGGTTTTGGATACCACTTGCCACACTTTTCCAATCTATTCTGCATGCTGATTTTGTTGTCTTTCGATAATGCTGGCCATATACGGTAGTTCTTTGAAGTACACAATTATTAGTATCTCTAATGTTATGTATGTGAATTTTACTAATTACATAAGGAATAAAAAGCAGGGAGgcattatgctcctatcagggaAAGCATGTGGTCTTTTATCAGGGTCCTGTTACCCTGTAGGCATTAAGCATAGTAGGATGAAATTGATTTTTATGTGAAGGCTTGCGCGAAGACTCCTTCAGTAATGCGAAATATGTACATTAATGTTTTTGTTACTTTTAGTTCTTAATTGATATAGTTATTGCAGTTACAATAGGCTTAGCATTACATTGCCTCAAAACTTAAGTCCAGTCAGTCTCCGGCTCTCAGGTTACAAATATCTCATTGAATCTAGTAAGGCATGACAAAAGACTTTGGTGCATATATGCACCATATGGGCTGTTTCTCTAgtaaagccttttttttttttcctcattcTGTTATAGATAATCTAATAACCTTGTGTTTGAGTCCTTTATGATGATTTGGAAAGCATGCCTGTTAAAGCACATTTTTTTACATGGTTGGTTGTCTGTGGGAGAGTTAATTTTTGTGACATGCTCAAAAGAAAATGACCTTGTACTATCCCACATTCTTGTCTTTTATGCAAAAGTGATGCTGAGGTTTTTTTGATAACCATTGTACTTCCTTTCATTTTGCAAACTAGTGTTAGATTGTTGCGGTTGTTGGCCAtggttttcttatttttttattttttttagttctGCTATATGGTGATATTTTGGGTGTTGGAGCTAATAAGAAAGCATGTATTTAGATTTCCCgttagatgttttttttttctttcctttttctttcaccTGTTTCACTGTTCCTTAACTTGTGTGTGGTATAATTTTATGCCTGGCAAGACATCACTGGTTAAGAAAAATAAAgtgaaatttttgttttgcgAACTGCATTTCTCCTTTTTACTTTCTGCTTGAGTATAATATCTCCAAGACCACAACATCATGCACTCTTGTTGCAGCCTGGAGAAGTCTTTGGATGTTGATCAACTACATAATCACCAAGATATATCTGATTCTCCAAGAAAACTGTCTCAAGAAGTGAGTATTTATGAATTGCTTAAAGTTTCTGGTGGTTATTGCACAACATATATATTAGTAGGTCGGTTTGCACGGTATAACCTTTAACTTTAAACCATTCAGCTGTTGAACTCAAATCTGGAGATATGTAaaattgatgatttcaaggAGGTGAATTTGCTTCAGAAGGAGCTGAGTTTTCTTAAAACAGAAAGAGAAGATCTGTTACTTCAAATGCGAGAGTTATCAAAACTTCCTAATGACTTAGAGGTATCATCTCCATTTCTATTATTTCCCGTGCAGCATGTAAAATTTTATATAATGGTTAGGTAAACAAGTTATCAATAGTATATATGAACCAACTTTATTACTTGAAAATTTATTGCAAATTTTTCACTGATTGTATATTGTCTCCAGAATCTCAACAATCAGCTCCttgtgaaaaaagaaaaggatagaTTAGTTACTCAGATTCAAGAGCAGCAGAAACATGTAACAGAAGAACAAATTCGCCATAAACGTAACAATGACTTGGTAGGTCatttttaattctctttttttCCTCATAGGCACCTAAATAGTTTTAGAATCATCTGATATAGTGATGACTTTACTTTCAGTTGGTGGAGGAGCTGACAAGAAGAATTTCAAGCATGGAAGTCAAGATGTACAATGTAAGTTTTTGTATGCTTGCATTTAATGGGTTGCAACATGTTTCATCTTTCTAGCTCTAAACAATAGTTGTATAGCTTCAGTTTCGTCAATTGGGTTTGAGAGTTTTGGTTAAATATGAGTTTGGATGTTAATGTCGAAAATTTTCACAAGGGAAACTGTCATAGAATTCACAAAAATAGAACCGTAGTCCAGGGaatcttttcttctttagtTAAGTGCTTAGTTTGCATGTATACTTTAAGCAGGATCAAGTCGAAAACAGCAAGGAAAAGGCAAAGCTTCGAATGAGGCTTCGAGGGACTCAAGCAAAATCAGATGCCTTTTGCTATAGATACAAGGAAGCAGAAGCCGAGATCAATCTTATGGACAGAAAATACAAGGAGGCTACAGACGACCTAAAGGATCGCTTAGCGTTAAAAGGAGTTGAGGTCCTCAACCTCAAGAAAGAGCTTGCTGCAAAGGGTTAATGAACAAAAATTTCTCGATAAATGTGTTACAGATTGCAAATTATTATAGTTGATTGCTGCATTAGGATTTGTAGTGATTTAGTAGTACGGATAATGATTATCAAAGTATCTTTTAAAACAACGAAGTCAGTGTGTCTTGCAGAGTTATCAACGAGTGCTTTTGTTACCACCCCAGCGTCTCACTCGTCTATTTTTCCAGCCAGAAGATGACATTTGAAATGAAAAGTGATTACCTAACATATCCTTCTATGGGCTGTAACTCATTTGGCCAGCAAACATTGCCATCGCTATTGTCAGGGTATGACTTGCATGAAGTAGTGAAGGTATCACATATATGAAGGAGATTTCTcgagtgtttttttttcctttatatttttatattataaTTTCAAAATTCCAACCACAAGGAAATAAACATGTAACTTagttatttataaaaaaaattaaaaatagaaaataaaaaaccctTTTCTCACTTGGTACTGTTTGCAACAAAATTGTTTTGGCCTTGGTTGAGACGGCTAATCATTCTTCTGGAAGCAACAAAATTGTCTTGGCCATGGTTGAGACGGCTGATCATTCTTCTGAAATGCATAGGGGAGTGTCAATTCAAGGCCAAATGGCTGAGTGAAGTTTTGTTATGATATTTTATATTCGCgctatttgtgattttttaaAGTTATTGTGAGTCAATAAGGTAACTTTCTCGACTGTAGGATACCAACTTTTTAGTGTTTTCATGAGTCTTTACACAATCACTCTAAGGAAGGATTCcttgtctcttttatttttgtggaactttttttttgaaagaaggacGACAGACTTTATAATAGCACTCAAAGGAGATTAACGAGTACAATGCATGGCCACACATTCCCTAACAGCTAGAGGAATGGTACCTACCCAAGAAACATCTAACCTAGAATATAAAGCTAATTTAGCAAGTTTATCTGCTGCAACATTTGATTCCCTATAAATATGGGCAAAGTAAGCCCCTGGCAGAGAGTGCAAGGAGTCTACAATGTCATCCACAAGACGACCAAGAAGTGACAGATTGTCACTCTGATCTTTGGCAGCCTGAACCAAAGTCAAGCAATCGGATTCGAAGATAATCGGAGTCAACTGATGGGTAACAGCCAATTGACATGCCCATCTGCTGGCTCTCATCTCGACCTCCTCAGCAGATGAAACCTCACTCACATACCGGCAACCACCAGCCACCACTTCACCTTCTGAATCGCGAAAAATGACTCCCAGCCCACCTTTCTTGGCACTGCAGTTGAAAGCCCCGTCAATGTTGGCTTTAATCCAACCCACTGATGGAGGCGTCCAAGGCCTCTGAACTCGGAGCCTAGGGGAAGGAGGTTTCTGTAAAGCTTGAAATGTGAGGAACTGAGCTTGAAGCTGAAAAAATAATTGAGAAGAAGACAAAAACTTTCCATTCCAAAGTCTCTGATTTCGTTCCTTCCAAACCGACCAAGAAATGAACATCAATAAACCGAAGTTGTGCCTTGACAAGAGTTGAGAACAGTACACAAACCATTCAACATAATCATTAATGATTACATTCTCAGAGAGAGCTGGAGCTAGGGGAGGGAAAAGCTTCATTAGATCCCTGACAAAGCAACAGCCACGTTGTATATGTGAGATTGATTCTTCCTCTGAGTTGCAGAAAAAACACCCATATATAACCGGTGAAAACTCGTTTAGAAAGCAATTGAGAAGTAGTAGGAAGTATAGAGGAACATGTTTTCCAAACATGAACCTTGATTTTGCTGGCACTGGTGCACGCCAAATACGCTGCCATAGAGTGACCTCCGCAACCGGCCTAGAAGCAGTAGCAACATTAGAGTGTAAGAAAGCAAAGGCGAGCTTATAAGCACTCCTGGTTGTAAAAAGACCCTTCTTGTCATAATGCCACTATAAATTGCATATTTTTGTGGAACTTAAGCACATAAAATAAAGAATGAGAATGTAAATATGGGACTATAAATTGCATGAAATTTAAGGGCAATAAGGGAAAAGGCTGAAAAACAAGAAGTGCAGCTATTAACACTCTACCGATATCTTTTTGGGTAAAATCTTtatatggtacctgaactattacgaaatgcactttttggtacctacaaatttttaggGAGTCTAGTGGTACCTGTATTATCCATCCGTTAACCATTTTAGTACTTCCGTCAATTATTTCGTTAAAGTATGGGTAAAATCGTAAAATAcctatttttcatatttcttttacaaatttttgATTAAACTAAATTAGACTAGGGTAAAAGAAAGACCTAGACTTGAATTTAGTAAATATCTAGATTTACCTACCATCTCTattgattaatcctattaattgttCGAGGAAAAAGTTATCTccaaattagtatatattaaattttcataaaataaaaaaaaattaaacaaaaataaaagtactTAAATTAATTGACCCAAGTATCTCGATAACAGTGAAGAATAAATTGGGTAttatttatcttcttttttttatgtgtcaaaatgttttttaattatagatattcaatatattaaattctataattctaattatgaatgaaaagactattttacccttactattTTACTCACATGAGTGTCACATGACCGCCACGTAGGCATTTTTAACGGATTAATGGACGGGGGTACTATAAGGGCTAACGGAGGGATAGTACAGGTACCACTAGActccctgaaaatttgtaggtaccaaaaagtgcatttcgtaATAGTTCGGGTACTATATGAGGATTTTACCCTATCTTTTTCACCCTACATTCAATATTTTTGGCCTAAATTACCGATTTTCCCCCttaattaaataataataataataataataataataataataataataataataataataataaatgaaCAAAAGAGTAGAAAAAGCACAAACATAATAGCACCACTGTTGTGTAATTTGTCCCTATGACAATGGTTAATGTCACAGCCTGATTTTTAAACACAAATAACAAACAAGATAGTAAATCACGAGGGAGGATCAAGAGAGGATCTCCTTAAACTTGAAATGTGAGAGaatctttttattttagcaTGTGGTTTAATAATCTAAACCACTTATTTTCTAGTTACATAAACAAATATGAATAAATTAGCTAAATTGAAAAatgtttaaccatttgattagcacaatgtttatttttattttatctaaCAGACtatatttgtttacacaattttgaatgaccaaatgattatggatttgattgattttttatagaCAAAATTCTTGAATAGAAATCTAAAGGAACAATagttgaaatcattgaattaggCCATATATTAGtataaaatagtaaaaattctcaaattcttATAATAAGGTCATCTTTGGAACAGGCCTCTATATATACATTGGAGTCATTCAAGTACCTTAACCAAAATATAAGTCTCATACGTGTTTTCACAAAGATATATACAAACACTCAACTCACCTAATTTTGGTATTATGCGCATTAGGGGACTAAATGAGACACCTAAAAGTATATATGAACACAAGATCGGATTGATCTCACCTAAAGCCTATTATATATATCAGGCTTCTTTCGATCAAGACTTGGTAGCACAAGCAAGAGTATTTGCGACTCGAGTAATTGTGGGCCTCACATTAGAGCATTGAGATGTAATAGAGCCTTGCTTTCCACTGTACTTGAGATTAATGTCAGTCATCTCCACCTTGTCACATGGTAAGCCCTTGGCGCACGCAATCTTCACGGCGACCGGAGTGGAAGACGTCCCTCTAATGTTCTTGAAGCTCACATTGCTGATCTTGATTTTTGATGAAGcctttaaacaagaaaaactaCTAATCAAAGTCGCATAGTATTAATAACGTAACGACACTTTATTCATATTGTTATCCTGATTTTCTGTGGTGAAATCCAAAAACCTAAGCTATCATGACATAATTAGTAAAACATGATTGTTAGACTAGTTCAAACCCCCATCACACACGTGGAAGGATTCTTCAGGTTGATTACCTATGGTAAATGATGAGGTTCATATTAAttgtgaagtttttttttttttttttgaggggtaATTGTGAAGTTAACTAATCTATATTCCTTTTAAAATTAAGTAGAAAACAATGACTAATTGATTATCTAGCTAGTATTAAGATGCATGTTATATGGACAATACCTGTTTATTACACTGATTCCATGGGCAGTATTCTTGATCAATGAGGATTGGGTTACCAACATTATTCATGATGATATCCTCAAAGTGAATATCCGAGGCAGTGCTAGCTGCAGGAGAATTAGGCCATGTCTTGATTCTAACACCGTTGGACGTATTACTGAGGGTACAGTTCCTAATATGGATTCCACTCACAGGTTCTTCTTTTGGGTACCTTCCAAGACTTCCTATGCTTATTCCATGGCCTGGTCCACAAGTTACCTTAGTTATAGTTAGTTGCTTGGTGCCATCACCAATTGAAATGCAATCGTCTCCTGTACCAATCTTCGAATCAGTAATATTGACCCCGGTTGAGCGCCCAATATGTATTCCATCTGTATTAACGCTATCTCCTGGTGCAGCGACGGTGAAATGTTGGAATGTAAGTCGCTCGCACGATAATACATTCACGTGGAAATTCTTGCTGTTAAGTGAAGTTACATCCCTGACTAATGAGTTCTTGACAGAGTGGAACCTCATATTCTGTACATATTGAGAAAGCAGTATGACATATGAATAGAGGTCAATTAATAACGCATAGTGAAAACATTAGCTAGAAAACGATAAAAAAAAAGTGCAGGATATATAATGCTAGCTTACAACGGTAATAGATGAACACTTCGGGTTTTTGTGGCAATCATTTTCTTTCCAAGCTTTTTGTCCTTGGCCATCAAAGGTTCCACTACCCGATAATGTGAACCTGTCAAGGTATGAAAACTCGATCCACGTATCTGGTTTCGATAGTTGGGCGCCGTCTGGTGGCGCCTGCAACGTACCTTGGACCTGAACCTCAATAGGAGCCTTGCAAGGACCTTTGAAACTTGCTTCTTTCAGTTTGTATGTCCCTTTTGGAATAATAACTCTACTTGCCGATGTTGATGCACATGCATCTTTCCATGCATTTGCTAAAGCCTAAAtacaaacaaaaatgaaatccGACAATTCAATATCGTAGAACCTGATTACAAACATAAATTTTATTAATTACCTGAGTAATATCAGAATTGGGCTTTGCACCATATTTTGCAGTGGTCACGTCAAAGGCAGCACCGGCTAAAAGCTCCCTAGATCTACCTGCGGATGTCGAGGATAAGACCATAAGTATTAACAACATATTAATGACAAGTTTGAGACCCATGTCGATGTTTTCTCTAAGTTTTATTCTTCCTTATTGTTTTGAAACAATGATGAAACTCTACTCTAATTTTAAGGTCATTTTATAGTCAAGTTCGGAAACTTAACACCATTAAATTATCCAACCACAAATCCTTCTTGATTTATTTATGTGAGGCCTTACGAAGAAGTTGCAATGTTGTTCAACTTCTATCCTATTGTTGGTAATCACCAAAGAGACGTGACAATTAAACAATTCATTAAGtatgtttttaaatttttttttttaattgaacaTGACTATAATTACAAATTAGATCTAGTTTGGGATTCGGCTTTAGGGTTTTATGTTAGGATCTCAAGGATCCAAGCCTAGAATTGACATGGttgcaaaagagaaagaaggaaaacaagaggaaaaaactaagcaaataaaattgattcaattctCCGATATCCCATACAATTCCTATCAATTATTTAAGCAGAGAAAACTAGAGGTAGTGGACTCGTGTAAGGAAAAGCCCAAATAGGCCCAAACAACAATGATGGCCCATGTATAAAGATAGAGTCGTAACATTGCCACCCGCTCAAAGAACAGGCTTGACCTCAAGCCTGAGTTACCTTAAAAACATGTAAGAATGAACCCTTAGGACTAGGGCTGGGCGTTTTGACCCGAAAACCCGAAAAACCGGCCTGGACCGGCCCGGACCGCCGggttcgggccgggctttaaggaaaaaaaacacaaaaatttGAGGCCCGGACCGTTTAAGAATaaaacgggccggtcccgggcctGAGAATACACTACCATGAAAGCCCGGATAAAAGCCCGAatatgttatatatgtcattatgCCACATGCCTTTCTCTTATAGGCTCCACGTTGAGCCTTCTTTCaattaataaatatttttttatattttttttagtcttcctccttctctctccacGTTCCCTCTTTTCCTCCCCCTCTCTCCACACGTCCTCTCCTtcaattaataaatatatttttattagtctcctccttctctctccacGTTGGGCCCTTCTCTCTTTTCCTCCTCTCTCCACACGTTTTCTCCTCCagattttcttccttctttcttcttctcttcaattCTTCTCTTCCCAGATATACCCACCTCCGGCAACCCACATATATCAACACCATCATGAcccacttcttcttcctctcgctTCCTCAGCCCCGTCTCCTTCAACGAGGTTCGTCAACTATGCCTTTCTCCAGAGCACGGCTAGTCGGCTACTATTGCCACTACAGCGACAACCTCAACCAGTCGACCTCCTCAAATTCCTCCATCTAAACCACGAcgaatgtgtttttggccggatTTCTTCGTCAAATTCCTCGATCTCCTCAAATTCTTCAAGTTCCTTCATCGGTTGATCTGTTTCTAACCGGATCGGTGGTGGATCTTCACCGGATTTTTCAAATCTTGAGATGGTGCAAAAGGCCCGAAAACCCGAGAAACCCGGCCTGGAAAACATCGGTCCAGGCTCTCTCCGGTCCCGACTGCCGGAAAACTTCATCTGAGACCGACCCGAAAACTTCGGGCTCGGTCCCGGGCTCAGCATATTGACCCTCGAGCTGGGACCGTGCCCAGGCCTACTTAGGACTTCAGGAGAAACCAGTCTTCTCTCTGGCATTGCTTTAATCACCATAATTGCTTCAACACATGATATAATGGATCCATGATATAGACCTGCAATACCATCAGATTTCAATGTCTTCCTGTAGACATCAACCAGACCATTGAATTGTCGTTCTCCTCCCTTCTTTGTAGCCTCAGAATCATGAGCCAAATGGGTACAAGCATAGTACAAAGAGTAgacaaagagaagagaagaagcaCCTCCTGAGGCCAAGTTACTAGCAAACCATTTCCAATAACAATCCGTGTCTTCAACTTTGCTTGGGAGCTCAGAGTCTTTTGAAAGATGAGTAATTATGTTCCTTTCAGTAACATCCAGTTCCTTAAATAGGCGATTGGAGCTCTCCATTTTCTCAATTACGACTCCATTCCCTTGGTTCTCAGAGATTGATTCCAGTTGTGTTGTAGTCACTATGGCACCATCAACATATTGCGACCAAATATCATTTATGATTCTGTAAGCTCCATCGCGTGCAAAGGAGTACTTCTTGTCTCCAACCATCTGTAGAAGTACTTCTTCTATTGCATTAGGAAAGATCCCTGCCGTCTTCACTTCTCTTACACTCGTGACTTCTGGAATGGGATTATCTTCTTGGTCTCATATCTCAATATATTTGAGTATAGGCAAATATAATGAATAAACAAGTACATATGACCCTGAGTAAGTATGTTCTCCTGGAATGCACAATTGAAATCTTCGATGAGGCAGTTCTTTACAACGTTCTTAACTCTTATACTGTAAATTGTGAAGGATGATGGCAGAGCAACCCAGCTATCAATTGCAATTCCAATAGTTATAAGAACAGTGGAGATGATAAGCTGCTTTTTCAAAGCTAGTTCAATGTCCTCGACAGGTTTGATCTCAAAGAAATCAGTGGCAAACAAGGTTGTGATTTCACAAACTAGAATGCCCACAGAACTAACAAGGAGGGGGTACAGCATGGTGGTGAACTCATGGTGGATTACAAATGAGGAAATGGAAGCAACAACTAGAGCTGCACAAAATGATTCAGCATATGAACTGAAAAGATCAGATTCCATACCAGCAATATCTCCAAATGCATCATCGCTTAAACTGCAAAATAGAATTGCTGGAAATTTTGACAACCAAGTGTGAACAATTTCTTTACAACAGCCAACAACCATGTAAACGTTAACTTTCAGGCTTATGTAGGTTGCACCCTGAACAATTGCAGTGCCAAAATCTGAAAACTTTACTTGAAGCATATGAGACATCACTTTCCTGTAAAGAACATAAATATCCACAGTGGTAAGGTAAGGTGTCTCATGGGTGTTCAGGTTATCTATTCCCAAATTGGTAGCACCATCTATCAAAGCTTCAAATTTCCTGTCTTTTGgtttctcaacaaactcaataATG
This portion of the Rosa chinensis cultivar Old Blush chromosome 1, RchiOBHm-V2, whole genome shotgun sequence genome encodes:
- the LOC112200940 gene encoding exopolygalacturonase, coding for MGLKLVINMLLILMVLSSTSAGRSRELLAGAAFDVTTAKYGAKPNSDITQALANAWKDACASTSASRVIIPKGTYKLKEASFKGPCKAPIEVQVQGTLQAPPDGAQLSKPDTWIEFSYLDRFTLSGSGTFDGQGQKAWKENDCHKNPKCSSITVNMRFHSVKNSLVRDVTSLNSKNFHVNVLSCERLTFQHFTVAAPGDSVNTDGIHIGRSTGVNITDSKIGTGDDCISIGDGTKQLTITKVTCGPGHGISIGSLGRYPKEEPVSGIHIRNCTLSNTSNGVRIKTWPNSPAASTASDIHFEDIIMNNVGNPILIDQEYCPWNQCNKQASSKIKISNVSFKNIRGTSSTPVAVKIACAKGLPCDKVEMTDINLKYSGKQGSITSQCSNVRPTITRVANTLACATKS